The Hydra vulgaris chromosome 14, alternate assembly HydraT2T_AEP genome includes the window GGCAGTGCAGTGTCAGTGAGTGCATTAATTCTATCAACTATTTTGGCGTTCTCCAGAGTTTGTATTCATTTTTTGTAGCTTCAACACATAGATGGGATTTATTGAAAGGAAATCATGCTACAGTCAAGCGCTTATCAGATACACGATGGTCATGTAGGTcagatgctttaaaaactttggtaGAAAATTTTGATGGGATTCATGCAGCGCTATGTCATATAGCTGAGGATACAGAAGAAAAATCGGATACTCGTCATGAAGCTTtgtgtttattaaataagatCACTGAGCTAAAGTTTGCATTCATGGCTGTACTTTGGCATCACATACTTATGAGGTTTAATGCAGTTAgcaaatttcttcaaaaagttgaATTAGATTTGCATACAGCAAGTAGTGTGTTACGTTCACCAATTGACTTTGTAAAAAACTTACGAAATGACTTTACGAGATTTGAGAatgaatcaaaaaaactttgcttgtttattgaaaaagacTATTCTGATAAGAACAAAAGAAAGGTAATTAAAAATTGAGCAACGGAGAAAACCAAGTTGATTCTTTAAGCGTATCCGACAAGTTTCGAGTGAGtacattttttgtcattattgaCAAACTTGTGACACAATTAACTATAAGAAGTGATGGTTACAACCACGTAAATAAGTTATTTGGATTTCTATCGAAGCTGTTAACTATTAGTACCATGGAATTGCAAGTTAGCGcaaaaaaattgtagaagtgtactcaaatgattttgaagatagttttatatttgaaatagaACAATTTGTAGCATTACTAAAGTTGCAGCCTCCGGGTTTTTTTTcgcataaaaaagataaatctgAGACTGAAAACACATTGATTCCTCTGCATGTTTTAAATTGGATTGTTGAAACCGATATTATTGATGTATTTCCAAATGTTTATATAAGCATATCGCTGGTTTCTAACTATTCCCATAAAAAATTGCGAGGCTGAGAGATCATTCTCTACTCTTAAAAGAGTTAAGAACATGCACCGATCAACAATGGTCCATAGTCGTTTAAGTAATATAGCAAGATTAACTATTGAGTCAAAATTGTTAGAAACTTTGGATTTCAGCGATGTGATTGAAGAGTTTGCGGGGaagaaaagcagaaaaaaatcactcaacttaattcaataaaattaatataaaagttgtatataaataaatagcagTGATAGCGTTTTCAAGAAAATCTTTGTTTTACTCATTTTTGTCGTTGTTAGTGGAACGGGGCCTCCAACTTTTAAATAGCCCCAGGCCCCTAAAAGTCTTAATCCGCTACtgcttatattcatcgatagttttttagtttcatagtattatctcaaagcattcaaaaattatgaccatataaagtttaaaccctcCTCAATTTAAACACTGACCAACCGCAACATAAACAGTGACCAACcgcaacaaaaattaaataaagttataaaaaaacgttttttaaaaccatCAAATATCGAGTCTTTTAAAAATCAGCTCTCATTATTACATTGgaaacacttaaattttaatgaaaacgcaaacaacctttatgaaaagttctttgaaacATTCACCTCTATTTACGAATCTAATTTCCCAATTGttacaattactttaaaagCAAAACACTTTAATAATCCCTGGATTACCAAAGGattcaaaaaatcatccaaaacaaaataaatgctatacataaaatatctgaaaacaaaaacaccagctagcgaaaatatttacaaagattacaaaaatcatttcgaaaaaattcgaaaaaattgaaaaaaaacttactgttcaaaattaattaataaaattaaaaatgactcaaaaagCACTGGGAaagtattaaaagaaattactggaaaacaaaaaacatgctcaagcTCTTTGCCACAAATGCTGAAAGTCGACAACAATAGCTTGTATGAACCACAAATAATAGCTcatgaattcaaaaaatatttcactgaAATTGGATCAACTCTGTCAAGAAAAATACCAAATACTCAAAcctcattttatgattttttggtACCTATTGACAAAGATATTTGCTCTGAAGAATTATCTGCCGAACTATcatttaatgagtttaaaaaagctttcaaatccttgaaaaaaaataaagcacctGGTGCAGATGAAATAAAcggaaatattgttatagattgctacgaacaattaaaaaatattatttttaatattttcagtgCATCTATTCATCAAGGTATTTTTCATCTGTCGCCTTCTTTATGGATAGTTACCCCTATCCATAAAGAAGGCGACAGATCCAATATCAGTAATTATCGTCCCATCTcttttcttttcatattttcaaaaattttagaaagaattatctTCAACAgagtatacaattattttaattacaaaaacttaCTTCATAACAATCATTTTGGTTTCAGAAAAGGGAGTTCAACTAAACATgccattattcaatttatacataacttctctgaatcttttgaaaaatctcaatatacactaggtgtttttattgacctatcaaaagcttttgatacggtcgatcaccgaattttaatcaaaaaaattaaacattatggtttaaacaataaaatcttaaaatggtCTAAATGCTATTTAACAAATCGAAAACAACTTGTGTGCTGTAATGATGGTCAGCAAAGTGAACCCCTGAGCATAACCTGTGGTGTcccacaaggttctattctcggaccactactatttttaatctatgtaaacGACTTAAACAATGCttccaaattgaaaagtataatgttcgctgatgatactaatcttttcttatcccATACTGATGTTTATGAACTCTTATCAACTACAAACAAAGAACTCAATCACATTTCTAATTGgtttaaagctaataaattaactttaaatattaacaaaacaaaatggattatcTTTCACTCCTgcgcaaaaaaacgttttttaccaagtaatatgcttcaaatttatattgatgaaacgataataaaaagagatactgttataaaattcttaggtgtttcTCTTGATGAGAATATTACTTGGAGAAAACATATTGATCATGTAAGcacaaaaatttccaaaaatattggcattttatacAAAGCCCAAAagtatctaaacaaaaaaaacctaacCCAACTTTATTATTCGTTTATacacaattatataaattatgcaatcatCGCCTGGAAAAGTACGgataaaagtaaattagaaCATCTtaatcgccgtcagaaacatgcaatccgcgttgttaattatgcggatcgtttttcacattcaaaatatttttttgattatatgaagGTTCTAGATGTTTATAAACTGAACATGTTTAATGtcttatgttttacttttatatggaaatatgatttatctttatttgtttttaatgaccttttttttttaaaccaataaataagtacacattaagaaataataattttttaaatgaacctttttgTAGAACCAAgttgaatcaattttttatttcatatcgtgcaccccatctttggaataaaatagtattaccaaattttgatcctACTGTTACtcatcatgtttttaaaattaagttaaaaaaattcattatctCTATGAacaacattctaaaattctactaaaaatgtatgtaaaatgtatttgttaaatcttcagcttattatatattaaaatgtgttGTATCTTTGCATAATGTAAATgcgttaaatttttaatacatatatatatacatatatatatatatatatatatatatatatatatatatatatatatatatatgttataaataaatatttttactttttatggtTCCGATGATAAGATCCTTATGATCTTCTTTCGGAAATCTAGCTTTATATTGTTAGTACGCTAAATTGTATCATTTACGTAATTGTATTACGACTTATGTTTACGTATTACGAATTATGTAACACGACGaacattgtaaactaaaaaaaaatatatatatagctaaaCTCTTTGTTGCCCGCGTTTGCCCcgtatttaaacaaaataaatttcaaagtatTAAAATGAGGATATTCCGTTGGATCAATTCGATCCAAAACAtctaatgaaaacaaaattagaGGGTGCACCTTTTTGCATTTATACATCGTATGGTTTCGTCTTTAGTTTTGCACTGCGGACATAATTTgtcatttcttaattttctaataaaactattttcattaGTTGATAATAGAAAATacgcaattttaaaaaatatttcatcggCTGTGTTATTTGTGTTTCTTTcgctaatattaaaaaaaaaattccattcgTTTTCACTGACCGTTTGCATACTTTGGCAATCTTTAGATGCTCAGAGATTATattttaagctataatttttttttggtttgttttgaattttataaagtgTTGAGATTGTGAGTCTTTTGTACtcatacttttcttttttcttcaacatataaaaatgcacttttttaaaatcatatttttgtccttcgtttaatattttatttattcaattttttgggAGTGCTGTTATAATATTGTTCCTTTGGATCTCAGTCAAACCAATTAATAAAGGATTTAAAAATCCAGGCTGAAAGGTTTTTGCTATGTCTGCTACAAGaacaatatcatttttaatgtgTACCTTCTCTgtggtaaaacatttatttttattattatttttgcctTTAAggcataatttatatttttcctatttttttaaagtgctttCCATTATAATGAAGGGTTCTTTCCAATTCATTTTGTAAGTGAACTTTCCTGTGTTGCAAAAAAATACACCGAGacttttgaatgattttttgacCCAGGTTAAGTCTAGAAACTGTTTCTTTTCTACGAATCTATTTTTTCCCAGCCAAATACATTGACATTTTGCTAAATTGGTTTTAGTACTTGTCGCTCTATAATTAAGGTTGAGTgctttatctatatttataagaGAAATATCAccgcataaataaaaattagtatcgTCGGCTTATCattgaatttttgtttcttttttgccTATAattattccttttatttttttgttttgccttatatatgttgaaaaaatttctaattgtaTGATATATAAAATCATGAATAAGAGGCAGCTTTGCCTTACTCCTCTCAAAATTTCTATGAATTGCGATAGTTCTccgtttatttttactttagcgtttatgttattataaattgttCTTATCTGATTTACAAAAACCTTATCAAAACCAAAATGTTCAAGACCGGTGGTGTACGACTCGCAAGTTTTCTTGTAATTTAGCGAACGGGGATTCTTGGATGTCTAGTACAGCCagatttattaacattaatataATACGTTAAGACCTTTTGACAGATTTGTAAAGAATAATGCTTTTGTAAAGATggttttaacttattttaaacaataatgctTCAATAAATTATAGCAGCAAtatttgtttacttaaaaatcaaatggtttatttaaaaacgatgaaatatataagtataaaaatacctttttttggcatttttattgtttgtatttttgttatattttgaatcataaaaataagattcaatattatttttataaacatttaaaatgccATGAAGCgctatttttattcttattttccaaatgttttcaaaatgttaCATTGTTATACTGTTTACAAACAATGTTACATTGtttaagagagagagagagagagagagagagagagagagagaatgcttaatgtttttaaaaaagagagcaataataaattattaaaataataatctattttttactttgacTGGCTGTTTCACCTTCTGTGCGTTCATAAGGAAGCTACTGGATGAACCTAGGGGAGAGTGGGGTAATGGCAAACGCGGGGTAACTCCGAACATGGTCAAAACAgcattgaagaaaaataaattcgACAATTTCTTTTTACCTGCTGATAGTTGATCCTATACGCAGTTCTAGAAATGCAGTAGTGTAATGAAGCTGCGGATGTTGTTTactataatttgattttaactttttctgatAATTTTATGCAACTTTTTTCTTGAGTAACACTCTGTTGTAGTTTCTATGGAAATAAAGCCActccttttttttgttgttgttgcataatataatttttagactTAGTTATTACAATTAGCACTTTATTTGTTATTACCCAACAGTGTTTGTGATTGCTCCCCGATGAGTTCGGAATTAGGAAGAAGGGCAATTCCGAACaccaatagttttatttttgccataaatttttattttataataagatttttaaaaattgctattgAGGGTTTGTGACTAATTAGTTGAACTAACTGATAAGCAATAAATATGATCAATTTTGTATAACTGGAGTCTTTAATTCACATTCCCGCTTAGGTGTTCGCCTATACCCTACTCTcccctaaatatatatatatatatatatatatatatatatatatatatatatatatatatatatatatatatatatatatatatatatatatatatatatatatatatatatatatatatattatatatatatatatatatatatatatatatatatatatatatatatatatgtatatgtataggggagaccggggctagttgcaACAATGCGGTTTAAAGAAtggtttttgtatatttttcctaattttttcttACATAATATAACTATAACTTTAACGCGTCAGCTGTAAAAAACTTAcagttattcaataaaaatttcaaaagttgttgatgtttttttttttcgatataaaattctaaatttcgtttttgaagtttttttgggttttactTTAAACTTAGAGGTATATGACCATAATAAAGTTatggtaagttaaaaaaatctttttcaaacacGATaagtcaaaagaaaaattttatttttaataaaaataattataaacaatgatTAGAGTGATAATGATGCCTTTGGGGTAAGTTGCATCAAATTGCTTGGGGTAAGTAGAATCATAAATTAGCTGCGGGATTTGTTGATTTTACGCACTTAActagttttttctaaaataatggacgctttttttatgtaacagcgcaaacaaatataaacgaaaacaaaaactttatgatgaagataagtttaaataaattgtaaatgtatataatatatataaagaatatgtatatatatgtatatatgtttatgtataacatattatgtatatatacatgtattttatatgtatattatgtttaatatacatattacatacatgtatatatatatatatatatatatatatatatatatatatatatatatatatatgtatatatatatatatatatatatatatatatatatatatatatatatatatatatatatacacacataatatacatatagcatatatgtatatatacataatatataatacataaatatatatatatatatacatttcatatatattatttacatatacaaCTTAtataagcttttattttattttattttttaattttttttttaaacttatttttataataaaaatttgttttaaatttatatatatatatatatatatatatatatatatatatatatatatatatatatatatatatatatatatatatatatatatatatatatatacatgtgtacaTATATGCAAAGATACATTAATCATTCATATATAAGTAAATGATGATGTAGGTTAAGTTGTGTAAAATGacgttaatgttttttattatattgttatttgaTTAAACTGTTATTTTGTGCTTgagtaaaaattgtaaatgagAACTTATaagagaaaaactgaaaaaggaCTTTATCCAACAGCAGTGGTAATAGATGCAGCAAACCATGTTATTGATGGAAAGAAATATCAATTAAAGCATCAGCAAAAAAGTATGGAATCCACTACTCAACTCTTTTTCGTtacataaataaagtaaaaaaaagctattaataTGGGAATGCCGCTACCTATTCCTGGTTATAAAAAGTCACGCCAAGTTTTCAATTTAGAACAAGAAAAAGCTAttgctttatatatatcaaCAGTTTCTGATATTTATTTTGGATTATCACCTTATGAAGCACGAAAACTTGCATTTGAATGTGCTATAAAGTATAACCTTAATTTTCCAAAATCTTGGTTAAAACTTTCAATGTCAATCCTAACTGGATGAGAGGGTTTTTAAATCGACATTCAGGATTGTCTATCAGAACTCCAGAAGCAACAAGTCTTGCACGAGCAACTAGTTTTAATCGTGCTAATGTAggtgtattttttcaaaaattatcagACGTTTTAGATAGAAATCATTTTTCTGCATCTAATATTTACAATGTTGATGAGACTGGTATCACCACTGTGCAAAAACCAAAGAAGGTAATTGCTCGTAAAGGTATTAAGCAAGTTGGAGCATTAACATCTCAAGAATGGGGGACGCTAGTGACAATGGTGTTAGCTGTAAATGCATGTGGCAATAGTGTGCCTCCAATGTTTCTATTTCcgagaaagaaattttttgatcaCTTCATTAGTGATGGACCAAATGAATGCATTGGTGCTTCGAATGGGTCAGGGTGGATGAATGAAGAGTGCTTTGTTACTTACTTAAACCACTTTATTCGGCATGTCAAGGCCACAAAAGAAAGTCCTGTGCTATTACTTTTAGACAACCATCAGTCTCATTTATCTGTTCAATTAATAACATTGTGTAAAGATAATGGTATAGTTTTGCTTTCCTTTCCTCCTCATTGCCCACATAAGTTGCAACCTCTAGATAGATCTGTATTCGACCATTCAAAAAATGCGTAGCTAATGCACAAGACTCATGGATGAAACAATGGCCAGGAAAAAcaatgagtatatataatttgcCAGGAATTGTAAAAATAGCCTTACAGCATCCTCTTACACAACAAAACATAACATCTGGTTTTAGAGTGGCAGGAATATTCCTATATGATAAGGATATATTTTCAGATGCAGATTTTGCTCCATCATTTGTAACTGATTGTCCAGAAACTCAATCTTAAGCAGGTATTGATATTAGTATATCAACTTCAATCTCAGATGCAATTCCATCTCTGGCATCATTAGAATTTTCCCCAGAGAATGTAAGACCTCTGCCAAAAGCACAACCTAGGAAAGAAATACTCACTAGATCAAAGAGACAGTATGCAGAAATTCTTACAGATGCTCCAGTAAAACAGCGACTTATGGCTGAAAAAGAAGTTAGTTCTAAAAAGAGAAAATCTAATACTTCCAC containing:
- the LOC136090996 gene encoding zinc finger MYM-type protein 1-like, which encodes MLELLTQFDPVLKQHIDTFANKGKGNVSYLSKTICEELIDIMSQKVLTHIITEILGKAKYWGIIVDSTPNISHMDQLSVIFRYYLNGHVYERFFCFLQIKSHDGKSLITDILDLLERYDIDITNCRGQAYDNASNMSGKYSGLQARLKERSELAFYIPCAGYSLNLVGQCSVSECINSINYFGVLQSLYSFFVASTHRWDLLKGNHATVKRLSDTRWSCRSDALKTLVENFDGIHAALCHIAEDTEEKSDTRHEALCLLNKITELKFAFMAVLWHHILMRFNAVSKFLQKVELDLHTASSVLRSPIDFVKNLRNDFTRFENESKKLCLFIEKDYSDKNKRKVIKN